In Vibrio stylophorae, the genomic stretch AGGCTCCGCCTGCTGTTTTTTTATGCCATCGATCACGTATCCCTGTTTTTTCTCCTTGAAAATTTCACCATCCACCCCCACCTTTTCAAAAACAGCGCATGCTGAAACCGAACAAAGAGGTCTACTGTGACTACAATCGTCTCTGTCCGCCGCGACAATAAAGTGGTGATCGCTGGTGATGGCCAAGTATCTATGGGTAATACCGTGATGAAAGGCAACGCCAAAAAAGTACGTCGTCTCTACCACGGCAAAGTTCTGGCTGGTTTTGCTGGCGGCACAGCAGATGCTTTTACTCTATTTGAGCGCTTTGAAAGCAAACTAGAAATGCACCAAGGCCATCTCACCAAGGCGGCGGTTGAACTCGCCAAAGATTGGCGCACCGATCGCAACCTACGTCGCTTAGAAGCCCTACTGGCTGTCGCCGATGAAAGTGCATCTTTGATTATTACGGGTAACGGTGACGTGGTTCAGCCGGAGCACGATCTCATTGCCATTGGCTCTGGCGGCAACTATGCACAAGCCGCAGCACTGGCATTGTTGGAAAACACTGAGCTTGATGCCGAAGTCATCGCGAAAAAAGCACTGACCATCGCGGGTGATATCTGTGTATTCACCAACCAATTCCACACCATCGAAACTCTTGAGATTAAGTAGGACATTGCCATGACTGCGATGACACCGCGCGAAATCGCGCACGAACTCAACCGTCACATTATCGGCCAAGATCAAGCTAAGCGTGCAGTAGCTATTGCCCTGCGTAACCGCTGGCGCCGTATGCAGCTCGCCGAAGAGATGCGCGCTGAAGTGACACCAAAGAACATTTTAATGATTGGCCCAACGGGTGTGGGTAAAACTGAAATTGCCCGTCGTCTTGCCAAACTTGCCAACGCGCCATTTATCAAAGTGGAAGCGACCAAATTTACCGAAGTGGGCTATGTCGGTAAGGAAGTGGAAACCATTATTCGCGATCTCACCGATGCTGCGATGAAACTAGTCCGCCAGCAAGAGATGGACAAAGTTCAAATTCGCGCTGCAGAGCTTGCCGAAGAACGTATTTTGGATGCCCTTTTGCCACCAGCACGTGATGCTTGGGGTCAAAATGAGCAAAGCGATAGCCAAAGCAACACCCGGCAGGTGTTCCGCAAAAAACTACGTGAAGGTCAGCTCAACGACAAAGAGATTGAAATTGAACTTGCCGCGCCGCAAATGGGCGTTGAAATCATGGCACCTCCAGGCATGGAAGACATGACCAACCAGCTACAAAGCATGTTCCAAAATCTATCGGGCAACACCAGCAAAAAGCGCAAGATGAAAGTTAAAGATGCGCTTAAACAAGCCACCGAAGAGGAAGCGGCAAAACTGGTCAATCAAGAAGAGCTCAAAACCAAAGTGATCGACTCTGTTGAGAACAACGGCATTGTGTTTATCGATGAGATTGACAAGATCTGTAAGCGCGGTGAAGTGTCTGGTCCTGATGTGTCACGCGAAGGCGTACAGCGCGATCTACTGCCATTGGTGGAAGGTTGTACTGTATCGACCAAACACGGCATGGTGAAAACTGACCATATCCTATTTATCGCCTCTGGTGCA encodes the following:
- the hslV gene encoding ATP-dependent protease subunit HslV, which gives rise to MTTIVSVRRDNKVVIAGDGQVSMGNTVMKGNAKKVRRLYHGKVLAGFAGGTADAFTLFERFESKLEMHQGHLTKAAVELAKDWRTDRNLRRLEALLAVADESASLIITGNGDVVQPEHDLIAIGSGGNYAQAAALALLENTELDAEVIAKKALTIAGDICVFTNQFHTIETLEIK
- the hslU gene encoding HslU--HslV peptidase ATPase subunit is translated as MTAMTPREIAHELNRHIIGQDQAKRAVAIALRNRWRRMQLAEEMRAEVTPKNILMIGPTGVGKTEIARRLAKLANAPFIKVEATKFTEVGYVGKEVETIIRDLTDAAMKLVRQQEMDKVQIRAAELAEERILDALLPPARDAWGQNEQSDSQSNTRQVFRKKLREGQLNDKEIEIELAAPQMGVEIMAPPGMEDMTNQLQSMFQNLSGNTSKKRKMKVKDALKQATEEEAAKLVNQEELKTKVIDSVENNGIVFIDEIDKICKRGEVSGPDVSREGVQRDLLPLVEGCTVSTKHGMVKTDHILFIASGAFQVAKPSDLIPELQGRLPIRVELQALSADDFKRILKEPNASLTEQYKALMATEGMKIEFTEDGIEQLANAAWQVNERTENIGARRLHTVMERLMDEVSYDASEREGEILVIDAAYVNKQLGELVQDEDLSRFIL